One segment of Capricornis sumatraensis isolate serow.1 chromosome 23, serow.2, whole genome shotgun sequence DNA contains the following:
- the KLLN gene encoding killin — translation MSDHKRLRGFDCRSLRREVPPLHPSPPEAAAPVSGRSRGGFKRRWRDTRATVGTTFRRRSRVLLVGELSKFPLPYDSCRGKCFASFAQSAPALHRQRDPKASRVSVEEQVQTSLLLERCRGWRRRSWLHKHPHPSTCPRLPSPWLLPLILTDLGARVPKLVAPFARYPQSKLEDRNLRLRALESLALPSQPWEKGLDFRGLSHLSR, via the exons ATGTCGGATCATAAGCGTTTGCGGGGATTTGACTGCAGGAGCCTCCGCCGAGAAGTCCCACCTCTCCACCCATCCCCGCCC GAAGCTGCAGCCCCTGTGAGTGGGCGGAGCCGAGGAGGGTTCAAAAGGAGGTGGAGGGATACGCGGGCCACAGTCGGAACTACTTTCAGGAGGAGGTCACGTGTACTTCTAGTTGGGGAACTTTCCAAATTCCCACTCCCATATGATAGCTGTAGAGGCAAATGCTTCGCTTCCTTTGCCCAGAGTGCTCCCGCCTTGCACCGGCAGCGGGACCCCAAAGCCTCCCGGGTCTCGGTGGAAGAACAGGTTCAGACGAGCCTCCTACTGGAGCGCTGTCGGGGCTGGCGCCGGAGGAGCTGGTTACACAAGCACCCACATCCAAGCACGTGCCCCCGCCTTCCCTCACCTTGGCTGCTGCCGCTGATTCTTACAGATCTCGGAGCGAGGGTTCCCAAGCTGGTCGCACCCTTTGCCCGCTACCCACAGAGCAAGCTAGAGGACCGAAACCTGAGACTCCGAGCTCTGGAATCACTGGCTCTGCCTTCCCAACCGTGGGAGAAGGGACTAGATTTCAGGGGTCTGTCGCATCTTTCTCGCTAG